One segment of Radiobacillus kanasensis DNA contains the following:
- a CDS encoding PAS domain S-box protein — protein sequence MNDTYKLDFSQMVENLLSGVMILDKREIVYANTYCYKLLEYNEDDPIKLDEILHPDYYQICKERLNRVYNNQETVELMEQRFIKKCGSIISVELFATPYIVDDRILAQVHFRDISESKQYKEELEHSKHKYRMISENISDIVSEVSLDGTILYISPSIKELIGYDAKHIINEPLLNFIHEDDHSTVLLLKEQLLKGEKQVTIRYRVRKIYGEYVWVESRGKLMHHPKKVTVIIDTRNITQRLKTEKLLRQSEKLAVIGELSAGVVHEIKNPLTSIKGFLQLMEAGTIKTEDYISILNIEIERIEQIASDLLGFAKPSEELKPEYLDVVLDEVIFLLNAQANKKNILIEWEKPSKEITVLGEKNQLKQVFINLVKNAVEASDFNTKISVAMEQREKEVIVRITDQGHGIPEETLSKIGESFFTTKEKGTGLGLMVTHKIIENHKGTIDIESEVGKGSTFTVTLPVFLVNVSA from the coding sequence TTGAACGATACATATAAGTTAGATTTCTCACAAATGGTAGAAAATCTATTAAGTGGCGTCATGATTTTAGATAAAAGAGAGATTGTGTATGCCAATACTTATTGCTATAAACTTCTAGAATATAATGAAGATGATCCCATTAAACTAGATGAAATATTACATCCAGACTATTATCAAATCTGCAAAGAACGGTTAAATCGAGTGTATAACAATCAGGAAACAGTAGAATTAATGGAGCAAAGGTTCATAAAAAAATGTGGTTCCATTATAAGTGTAGAACTATTTGCAACCCCCTATATCGTTGATGACAGAATATTAGCGCAAGTCCACTTCAGAGATATTTCAGAGAGCAAACAATACAAAGAGGAGCTCGAGCATAGTAAACATAAATATCGAATGATAAGTGAAAATATATCTGACATCGTCTCCGAAGTATCCCTGGACGGAACTATTCTATACATATCTCCATCTATTAAAGAACTCATTGGATATGATGCAAAACATATAATCAACGAGCCATTACTAAATTTTATCCATGAAGATGACCACTCTACGGTATTACTGTTAAAGGAACAGTTACTTAAAGGGGAAAAGCAAGTGACCATCCGCTATCGGGTGCGTAAGATTTACGGGGAATATGTCTGGGTGGAATCGCGTGGTAAACTCATGCACCATCCCAAAAAAGTCACTGTAATTATCGATACAAGAAATATTACCCAACGATTGAAAACGGAGAAATTACTTCGTCAATCGGAAAAATTAGCAGTTATCGGTGAACTAAGTGCGGGAGTTGTCCATGAAATCAAAAATCCACTAACTTCTATTAAGGGTTTTCTGCAACTGATGGAAGCTGGCACCATTAAAACAGAAGATTATATAAGTATTCTAAACATTGAAATTGAGCGTATCGAACAAATTGCGAGTGACCTATTAGGATTCGCAAAGCCGAGTGAAGAATTAAAACCAGAGTATTTAGATGTGGTTTTAGATGAAGTGATTTTTCTTTTGAATGCACAAGCAAATAAGAAAAATATTTTGATTGAATGGGAAAAGCCAAGTAAAGAAATAACGGTACTTGGTGAAAAGAACCAGCTTAAACAAGTCTTCATAAACTTAGTGAAAAATGCAGTAGAGGCTTCAGATTTTAATACGAAGATTAGTGTTGCTATGGAGCAGCGAGAAAAAGAAGTTATTGTAAGAATTACCGACCAAGGTCACGGAATACCGGAAGAAACTTTGTCGAAAATCGGCGAATCCTTTTTTACTACAAAGGAAAAAGGGACAGGTCTTGGGTTAATGGTAACCCATAAAATAATCGAAAATCACAAAGGAACCATTGACATCGAAAGTGAAGTAGGCAAAGGAAGTACGTTCACCGTGACCTTACCTGTGTTTTTAGTAAATGTTTCAGCTTGA
- a CDS encoding 5'-3' exonuclease, whose protein sequence is MKRSNILLVDGMALLFRGFYATAYSGNYMVTSKGVPTNAIFGFLKYFLNAVETFQPTHVICCWDMGSKTFRTELYDGYKANRGEPPVELIPQFDLVKEVVEAFDVPNVGIVGYEADDCIGTLAKQYRQDHDVVIVTGDQDILQLVDHHISVAIMRKGQGNYEVFEQDSFVEQKELTPSQIIDLKGLMGDTSDNYPGVKGIGEKTAIKLLKQYESIDGILLHLDELTKGIKTKIASDLDMLHLSRQLAEIHCEVPVTCSLEAALWKTDTNLVEEKLLELEMKNMMRFVERATAFVTP, encoded by the coding sequence ATGAAACGATCTAATATACTTCTAGTAGACGGCATGGCATTGTTGTTTCGAGGCTTCTATGCGACAGCCTATTCTGGCAATTATATGGTAACAAGCAAAGGCGTCCCGACAAATGCAATTTTTGGATTTTTAAAGTACTTTTTAAACGCAGTCGAGACCTTTCAACCAACCCATGTTATTTGCTGTTGGGATATGGGGAGTAAAACATTCCGAACAGAATTGTATGACGGGTATAAAGCAAATCGAGGGGAGCCGCCTGTAGAACTCATCCCACAATTTGATTTAGTAAAAGAAGTGGTAGAGGCATTTGACGTTCCAAATGTTGGGATCGTAGGTTATGAAGCAGATGATTGTATTGGTACGTTAGCCAAGCAGTATCGCCAAGATCATGATGTTGTAATCGTCACAGGAGATCAAGATATTTTGCAACTCGTTGATCATCATATATCTGTTGCTATTATGCGAAAAGGGCAAGGAAATTATGAAGTGTTCGAACAAGATTCTTTTGTCGAACAAAAAGAGCTAACCCCCAGCCAAATTATTGATTTAAAAGGGTTAATGGGGGATACTTCGGATAATTACCCTGGTGTAAAGGGCATTGGAGAAAAGACCGCGATTAAGCTACTAAAGCAATACGAATCAATCGATGGTATTTTGCTTCATTTGGATGAGCTTACTAAAGGGATTAAGACAAAAATTGCTTCCGATTTGGACATGTTACATTTGTCTAGACAGTTAGCAGAAATTCATTGTGAGGTACCGGTCACTTGTTCCTTAGAGGCTGCACTTTGGAAAACGGATACGAATTTGGTAGAAGAAAAGCTTCTTGAACTTGAGATGAAAAATATGATGCGATTCGTTGAACGCGCGACAGCATTTGTGACTCCGTAG
- the hisB gene encoding imidazoleglycerol-phosphate dehydratase HisB yields MRTATKSRKTNETSIEISINLDDPKEVSIETGVGFFNHMLELFARHGRIGLTVKAEGDLHIDSHHTVEDVGIVLGQLLREALGDKKQINRYGDAYVPMDESLGFVALDISGRPFLVFDASFTTPSLGNFDTELVREFLQAFAFQSGITLHAKVLYGENTHHKIESIFKALGRALSKAISINPDIKGVNSTKGLIE; encoded by the coding sequence ATGAGAACAGCTACTAAGTCAAGAAAGACAAACGAGACGTCTATAGAGATTTCTATTAACTTAGACGATCCTAAAGAAGTATCCATCGAAACAGGGGTTGGTTTTTTCAATCACATGCTAGAATTATTCGCCAGGCACGGGCGCATCGGCTTAACGGTTAAGGCGGAGGGTGACTTACATATTGATAGTCACCATACGGTGGAAGACGTTGGGATTGTACTTGGGCAATTGCTTCGTGAAGCACTAGGGGATAAAAAACAAATCAATCGATACGGCGATGCATATGTCCCAATGGATGAATCACTAGGATTTGTTGCGTTAGATATTAGCGGAAGACCGTTCTTAGTGTTTGATGCATCGTTTACGACACCATCTTTAGGAAACTTTGATACAGAGCTTGTTCGAGAATTCTTACAAGCCTTTGCATTTCAATCTGGAATCACGTTACATGCAAAAGTGTTGTACGGAGAAAATACCCATCATAAGATCGAGTCTATTTTTAAAGCGTTAGGAAGAGCACTATCTAAAGCGATCTCCATTAATCCGGACATTAAAGGGGTAAACTCTACAAAGGGGCTAATAGAATGA
- the hisA gene encoding 1-(5-phosphoribosyl)-5-[(5-phosphoribosylamino)methylideneamino]imidazole-4-carboxamide isomerase: MLVIPAIDLIDGKCVRLYQGDFSKTMAVGGDPVDQLHQFVKSGAKMVHIVDLDGARNGAARQYELIRLLCNQSTVPIQVGGGIRTMETVEKLLEAGATRLVLGTSALEDEVFLDAALQKYSSHIVVGIDAKDEMVATRGWETITETHYIDFAKKMEEKGVETIVFTDISRDGTLTGPNLQQLEAIKNAVHVKIVASGGVKDNQDLEDLKAIGIEEAIVGKAIYDGKVTVMGDI; the protein is encoded by the coding sequence ATGTTAGTCATTCCAGCCATTGATCTGATTGATGGGAAATGTGTTCGCCTTTATCAGGGCGATTTTAGTAAAACAATGGCCGTTGGTGGGGATCCAGTAGACCAGTTACATCAGTTTGTAAAAAGTGGAGCCAAGATGGTTCATATCGTTGATTTGGACGGGGCGCGTAACGGGGCAGCCAGACAGTATGAGTTGATCCGTTTGCTATGCAACCAATCTACCGTACCTATTCAAGTTGGAGGCGGTATTCGTACGATGGAAACCGTTGAAAAATTATTGGAAGCTGGTGCAACAAGATTGGTACTAGGAACATCAGCTTTAGAAGATGAGGTTTTCTTAGATGCCGCTCTACAAAAGTATTCCTCTCATATCGTAGTGGGAATTGATGCAAAGGATGAAATGGTTGCAACACGAGGGTGGGAAACGATCACAGAAACGCATTACATCGATTTTGCGAAGAAAATGGAAGAGAAAGGCGTAGAAACAATTGTATTTACCGACATATCAAGAGACGGAACATTAACGGGTCCTAATTTACAACAATTAGAAGCAATTAAAAATGCAGTCCATGTCAAAATTGTCGCCTCAGGTGGAGTAAAGGATAATCAAGATTTAGAAGATTTAAAAGCGATTGGCATCGAGGAAGCAATCGTAGGAAAAGCCATCTATGATGGGAAAGTAACCGTAATGGGGGATATCTAA
- the hisF gene encoding imidazole glycerol phosphate synthase subunit HisF produces MIVKRIIPCLDVKEGKVVKGTNFVSLRELGDPVQMASFYSQQGADEIIFLDISATNEGRQTMIDIVKETANQVFVPFTVGGGVRTVEDMTTLLKAGADKVGINSAAVANPDVITEGANRFGSQCIVVAIDAKWFEDGWHVMTHGGKVDSGLDALEWAKTVEQKGAGEILLTSVDTDGVKDGFDIRLTNAVVDAVRIPVIASGGCGSPEHFPEVFNKTDVSAALAASIFHENTFSIEEVKQTCMREGVSVRESGF; encoded by the coding sequence ATGATAGTGAAGCGGATTATTCCATGTCTGGATGTAAAAGAAGGAAAGGTCGTGAAGGGGACAAACTTCGTTTCTTTAAGGGAATTAGGAGACCCTGTTCAAATGGCATCTTTTTATTCGCAGCAAGGAGCTGATGAAATTATATTTTTAGATATTTCGGCTACGAATGAAGGAAGACAAACGATGATTGATATCGTTAAAGAAACGGCCAATCAAGTGTTTGTACCATTTACCGTTGGTGGGGGAGTTCGAACAGTTGAGGATATGACGACGCTTTTAAAAGCTGGTGCAGACAAAGTTGGGATTAATTCTGCCGCTGTTGCGAACCCTGATGTCATCACAGAAGGAGCGAACCGATTTGGTTCCCAATGTATCGTAGTAGCCATCGACGCTAAGTGGTTTGAGGATGGGTGGCATGTGATGACACATGGTGGAAAAGTAGATTCAGGTTTAGATGCCTTGGAATGGGCAAAAACAGTGGAACAAAAAGGTGCAGGAGAAATTCTACTTACAAGTGTAGATACGGATGGGGTAAAGGATGGCTTCGACATTAGATTAACGAATGCGGTTGTTGATGCAGTAAGAATTCCCGTTATTGCTTCTGGTGGCTGTGGTAGTCCTGAGCATTTCCCGGAAGTATTTAATAAAACAGATGTTTCTGCCGCATTAGCTGCTTCGATTTTTCATGAGAACACCTTTTCCATCGAAGAAGTGAAGCAAACCTGTATGAGAGAAGGAGTGTCTGTTCGTGAATCTGGATTTTAG
- the hisG gene encoding ATP phosphoribosyltransferase, producing the protein MKPTIALTKGRLEKQFLEFFQSIGYNIEPLVKKGRKLRVDTDQCQFVFAKGVDVTTYVEHGIADLGIVGEDVLTEFQPDVYNLFPLPFGKCRMALAIEEGKQLPNRKRKIASKYPTITKEYFKQKGESVDIVKLEGSVELAPILGLADGIVDIVETGTTLKENGLIVKEEIQSYSARCIANRSSLKIKRDALNPIIQSFQKGAVLK; encoded by the coding sequence ATGAAACCAACAATCGCACTCACTAAGGGAAGATTAGAAAAACAATTTTTAGAGTTTTTTCAGTCCATTGGCTATAATATAGAACCTTTGGTGAAAAAGGGAAGAAAACTACGAGTGGATACAGATCAATGTCAGTTTGTATTTGCAAAGGGAGTCGATGTTACGACATACGTTGAACATGGGATTGCTGATCTAGGAATCGTTGGGGAGGACGTATTAACGGAGTTCCAACCGGACGTTTATAATTTATTTCCTCTACCATTTGGAAAGTGCCGCATGGCGCTCGCGATCGAAGAAGGAAAACAACTTCCAAACCGAAAACGAAAGATTGCAAGCAAATATCCAACGATCACGAAGGAGTATTTTAAGCAAAAAGGGGAATCTGTGGATATCGTTAAGCTAGAAGGTTCTGTAGAGCTTGCTCCTATTCTAGGATTAGCGGATGGGATCGTGGATATTGTAGAAACAGGCACGACATTGAAAGAGAATGGGTTAATTGTGAAAGAAGAAATTCAATCATACAGTGCAAGATGTATTGCTAATCGTTCTTCGTTAAAAATAAAACGAGATGCGTTGAACCCAATTATTCAGTCTTTTCAGAAGGGAGCTGTCTTGAAATGA
- a CDS encoding CHY zinc finger protein, with the protein MKTIHNVKIFGPVLDEQTRCTHYHSPTDIIAILFPCCQRFYPCYKCHEEETNHAPVKWKESQFNTEAILCGQCGAKLTIHEYMKNGACLTCKASFNPGCKHHYPIYFEQPTESAEEKRRTL; encoded by the coding sequence ATGAAAACGATACATAATGTCAAAATATTTGGTCCGGTTTTGGACGAGCAAACGAGATGTACACATTACCACAGTCCAACAGATATCATTGCCATCTTGTTTCCATGCTGCCAGCGATTTTATCCGTGCTACAAATGTCATGAAGAGGAAACGAACCATGCACCTGTAAAATGGAAGGAATCCCAGTTTAATACGGAAGCGATTCTTTGTGGACAATGCGGTGCAAAGCTCACGATACATGAATATATGAAAAATGGAGCTTGCTTGACGTGTAAAGCATCGTTTAACCCAGGTTGTAAGCATCACTATCCGATTTACTTTGAACAGCCTACTGAAAGCGCTGAAGAAAAGAGAAGAACTCTTTGA
- a CDS encoding ATP phosphoribosyltransferase regulatory subunit — MFLPAGSQDEMGSIINNRAKAFEAFRIITSRRNFKQISTPVVEFAHTFTNPYVGMNLQSMLKWFNKDGEIEVLRPDWTTAIARALVHQAKSQKKWSYQGSVFRSDKAGTESRQAGIEILHTESFLGEGESLLTAMSYLDELSITEYLIELGHTGIFEELTLPLKLTVEAEKKLRQAMHDKRKDEVHVLATKSGSEDIAEELVDLIDAYGSADLIEKYEEKWSNRERLLSILNHLKSLVSLMKASGMQDVTVDLGRVKNLPYYDGTMFRGYMKDTGEICFSGGRYDKLYEQFQETVSAVGLAFDVDVLAENISLERERQRIAILASKASHVFAESVRASYPNDVVDIVYELPQDHKFEIVLQIEEENSTFKVVKQ; from the coding sequence ATGTTTTTACCAGCAGGTAGTCAAGATGAAATGGGATCTATCATAAATAATCGAGCGAAAGCTTTTGAAGCCTTTCGAATTATTACTTCACGACGGAACTTCAAACAAATTTCTACTCCTGTCGTAGAATTTGCACATACGTTTACGAACCCTTATGTTGGAATGAATCTTCAGTCTATGCTGAAGTGGTTTAATAAAGATGGAGAAATTGAAGTACTACGTCCAGACTGGACTACCGCTATCGCGCGTGCCCTTGTTCATCAAGCAAAATCGCAAAAGAAATGGTCATATCAGGGTTCCGTATTCCGCAGTGATAAAGCTGGGACGGAAAGCAGACAGGCGGGTATTGAAATTCTTCATACAGAGTCTTTTCTGGGAGAAGGGGAATCCTTATTGACGGCGATGTCCTATCTAGACGAGCTTAGTATAACAGAGTACCTAATAGAATTAGGTCATACAGGTATTTTTGAAGAATTAACACTACCTCTAAAGTTAACGGTGGAAGCAGAGAAGAAACTAAGACAAGCGATGCATGACAAGCGAAAAGATGAAGTGCACGTACTTGCTACAAAATCTGGATCGGAAGATATTGCCGAGGAGCTTGTCGATCTAATTGATGCCTATGGTTCGGCAGATTTAATTGAAAAATATGAGGAAAAGTGGAGCAATCGTGAACGTCTTCTATCTATATTGAACCACTTGAAGTCATTAGTAAGTTTGATGAAAGCGTCAGGTATGCAGGATGTGACCGTTGATCTCGGAAGAGTGAAAAATTTACCATACTATGATGGAACGATGTTTAGAGGCTACATGAAGGATACTGGAGAAATTTGTTTCTCGGGTGGACGTTATGACAAACTTTATGAACAATTTCAAGAAACAGTATCCGCAGTCGGTCTCGCTTTCGATGTAGATGTTCTAGCAGAAAATATTTCTCTAGAGCGGGAGAGACAACGAATTGCTATTCTTGCATCAAAAGCGTCCCACGTTTTTGCAGAATCGGTCCGGGCTTCCTATCCTAATGATGTTGTAGATATTGTTTACGAGCTTCCACAAGATCATAAATTCGAAATCGTACTACAAATTGAAGAAGAGAATTCAACATTCAAGGTGGTCAAACAATGA
- the hisIE gene encoding bifunctional phosphoribosyl-AMP cyclohydrolase/phosphoribosyl-ATP diphosphatase HisIE, translating to MNLDFSKGLIPAVVVDNETDQVLMVAYMNEEAYQKTLETKETWFYSRSRDELWHKGATSGHTQKVESIQVDCDEDTVLIRVTPNGPACHTGEKTCFYREVNLNTGELGKAATLLDTIYQQLFEEIEDRKVNKVENSYTNYLFEKGIDKIGKKVIEEAGEVVIAAKNADIEEIVKEVADLIYHSFVLMADQEVSLAEVEKELANRTKKKGNSKGDRAEIESW from the coding sequence GTGAATCTGGATTTTAGCAAAGGTTTAATACCCGCTGTCGTTGTAGATAATGAAACGGATCAAGTACTAATGGTTGCCTACATGAATGAAGAAGCCTATCAAAAAACCTTAGAGACAAAAGAAACGTGGTTTTATTCCCGATCCCGTGATGAACTATGGCATAAAGGGGCGACGTCTGGACATACACAAAAAGTAGAATCCATACAGGTGGACTGTGATGAAGATACCGTACTCATCCGCGTTACACCTAATGGTCCAGCATGTCATACGGGTGAGAAGACTTGTTTTTATCGTGAAGTGAATCTAAACACGGGAGAGCTAGGCAAAGCAGCTACACTATTAGATACCATCTATCAACAGCTGTTTGAAGAAATTGAGGATCGAAAAGTAAACAAGGTCGAAAACTCTTATACGAACTATTTATTCGAAAAAGGAATAGATAAAATAGGGAAAAAAGTGATTGAAGAAGCGGGTGAAGTTGTCATCGCCGCTAAAAATGCTGACATAGAAGAAATCGTGAAAGAAGTAGCGGACTTGATATACCATAGTTTTGTTTTAATGGCCGATCAAGAGGTATCTTTAGCAGAGGTAGAAAAAGAACTAGCAAATCGCACGAAGAAAAAAGGAAATAGTAAAGGGGATCGTGCGGAAATTGAAAGTTGGTAA
- the hisD gene encoding histidinol dehydrogenase, with protein MIPVLSPEEFRKSFFSKQKNREDNQTILEDVQRIITDVQQNGDKAIERYAEMFDGGIPFSWLVSDKEKENAWKEVSEDTIASLKRAAENIQIFHQKQLPTSRFMNVEADITSGQLYRAIENVGIYVPGGTASYPSTVFMNAIPAIIAGVERVVMVSPARNGESISPVLLVAAEIAGVQEIYKLGGAQAIAALAYGTESIPSVDKIVGPGNAYVAAAKSLVFGDVGIDMIAGPSEVAIIADETANPVFIAADLIAQAEHDAFARSFLFSTSDRIMEETKMELEKQCAVLPRKDIAEQALQNRSAIVKVADTDEAFQLANQLAPEHLEIQLSQPMNYLGKVRNAGSVFLGNYSPEPLGDYYAGPNHVLPTSGTAKFSSGLSVDDFLKKTTFLYYSEAALNDAATDIMTLAKVEQLEGHARAIQVRVDNKNRG; from the coding sequence ATGATTCCTGTTTTATCACCTGAGGAATTTCGTAAGTCTTTTTTTTCGAAGCAGAAAAATAGAGAAGATAATCAGACCATTTTAGAGGACGTTCAACGGATTATTACAGACGTTCAACAAAATGGGGATAAAGCAATTGAACGGTATGCGGAAATGTTTGATGGGGGAATCCCTTTTAGTTGGCTTGTAAGTGATAAAGAAAAAGAAAATGCTTGGAAAGAAGTATCAGAAGACACCATTGCTTCTTTAAAAAGAGCAGCTGAAAATATTCAAATTTTTCACCAGAAGCAGCTTCCGACCTCCCGATTCATGAATGTAGAAGCGGATATTACCTCAGGACAATTGTATCGCGCTATTGAGAACGTAGGTATCTATGTCCCAGGAGGAACAGCTAGTTATCCTTCCACAGTTTTCATGAACGCCATTCCTGCGATTATTGCAGGTGTTGAACGAGTCGTAATGGTAAGTCCAGCGAGAAACGGGGAGTCTATTTCTCCCGTTTTGCTAGTGGCTGCCGAAATCGCAGGAGTTCAAGAGATTTATAAGCTTGGAGGAGCGCAAGCGATTGCGGCGTTGGCGTATGGAACGGAATCTATTCCAAGTGTGGATAAGATTGTCGGTCCAGGTAATGCTTATGTAGCAGCAGCAAAGTCGCTTGTTTTTGGAGATGTCGGAATTGATATGATTGCAGGGCCATCAGAAGTGGCCATAATTGCCGATGAAACAGCGAATCCAGTATTTATAGCTGCCGATTTAATTGCGCAGGCTGAACACGATGCGTTCGCAAGATCTTTTTTATTCTCGACGTCGGACAGAATCATGGAAGAAACAAAAATGGAGCTAGAAAAGCAGTGCGCCGTTTTACCTAGAAAAGACATTGCCGAACAAGCTTTACAAAACAGAAGTGCGATCGTCAAAGTTGCTGATACAGATGAGGCATTTCAGCTAGCTAATCAATTGGCACCAGAGCATTTAGAAATCCAGCTTAGCCAGCCAATGAACTATCTTGGCAAAGTACGAAATGCCGGTTCCGTATTCTTAGGGAACTATTCTCCGGAACCGTTAGGAGACTATTATGCGGGTCCTAATCACGTATTACCGACGTCCGGGACGGCCAAGTTCTCTTCTGGACTTTCTGTAGATGACTTTTTAAAGAAAACAACCTTTTTATATTATTCAGAAGCTGCCTTAAACGATGCCGCAACTGATATTATGACGCTCGCGAAGGTAGAGCAGCTTGAAGGGCATGCAAGGGCGATACAAGTTAGAGTAGACAATAAGAATAGGGGGTAA
- the sspL gene encoding small, acid-soluble spore protein L: protein MTRKNHNQHKQPGNGVNPQGLTEDEANQRPKSQLEDRAKKRNTKT from the coding sequence ATGACGAGAAAGAATCATAATCAACACAAACAACCAGGCAATGGTGTTAATCCACAAGGGTTAACAGAAGATGAGGCGAATCAACGACCTAAGTCTCAATTAGAGGACCGAGCTAAAAAAAGAAATACGAAAACTTAA
- the msrA gene encoding peptide-methionine (S)-S-oxide reductase MsrA, whose amino-acid sequence MNNQLEKATFAGGCFWCMVKPFDQWDGVESVTSGYTGGHVENPTYEQVKTGTTGHYEAVQIVFDPNKINYETILDLYWPQIDPTDEGGQFHDRGPQYRTAIFVHNDTQKELAEQSKLALHNSGRFKQPIVTTILPASTFYPAEDYHQDFYKKNEKEYKEDRAKSGRDDFIHMHW is encoded by the coding sequence ATGAACAATCAACTTGAGAAGGCAACTTTTGCTGGTGGATGTTTTTGGTGTATGGTCAAACCGTTTGATCAATGGGATGGTGTGGAGAGTGTCACTTCTGGATATACAGGTGGCCATGTTGAAAATCCAACTTATGAACAAGTAAAAACGGGAACGACAGGACACTACGAAGCGGTGCAAATTGTTTTTGACCCAAATAAAATTAACTATGAAACAATCCTGGACCTTTATTGGCCACAAATAGACCCAACAGATGAAGGTGGACAGTTTCATGACCGTGGACCACAATATAGAACGGCCATATTTGTGCACAATGATACGCAAAAAGAACTCGCAGAGCAATCCAAACTTGCACTCCATAATAGTGGTAGATTCAAACAACCTATTGTAACAACTATATTACCTGCTTCAACGTTCTATCCTGCAGAAGACTATCACCAAGATTTTTATAAAAAAAATGAGAAAGAATACAAAGAAGATCGAGCCAAATCTGGCAGAGATGATTTCATCCACATGCATTGGTAA
- the hisH gene encoding imidazole glycerol phosphate synthase subunit HisH: MIAIVDYGMGNVASVSMAFKRLGYEVILTDDQEQLRAASHIVLPGVGSFQAAMEEIEDRGLLDFLREMAREKPFLGICLGMQLLFSDGYEGGKTEGLNLIPGSVKKIETEYLLPHIGWNGLQIKPGYDAFLPYEEKHVYFVHSFQAKTEEKYVVASSDYGTEVPAIVKKDNVYGIQFHPEKSGEVGVNLLKTFLQEVAYVSHSSH, translated from the coding sequence ATGATAGCGATTGTTGATTATGGAATGGGAAATGTAGCGAGTGTATCGATGGCGTTTAAACGTCTCGGATACGAGGTTATCTTAACGGACGATCAAGAGCAATTACGTGCAGCCTCCCATATTGTGTTACCTGGTGTTGGTTCCTTTCAAGCTGCGATGGAAGAAATCGAAGATAGAGGACTACTAGATTTCCTTAGAGAAATGGCAAGAGAAAAGCCGTTTTTAGGAATTTGTCTCGGCATGCAGCTTTTATTTTCCGATGGCTATGAAGGTGGAAAAACAGAAGGATTAAATCTTATCCCTGGATCAGTAAAAAAAATAGAAACCGAATATTTATTGCCACACATTGGTTGGAACGGTTTGCAAATAAAACCCGGATATGACGCTTTCCTCCCGTATGAAGAAAAACATGTGTATTTTGTTCACTCCTTCCAAGCTAAAACAGAGGAAAAATATGTGGTGGCGAGCTCGGATTATGGCACAGAAGTTCCAGCGATTGTCAAAAAAGACAACGTGTATGGCATACAGTTTCACCCCGAAAAGAGTGGAGAAGTTGGCGTGAACCTATTAAAAACGTTTCTGCAGGAGGTTGCTTATGTTAGTCATTCCAGCCATTGA